A stretch of the Archangium violaceum genome encodes the following:
- a CDS encoding MEDS domain-containing protein: protein MKQTALKEVTIAGARLQHFHIAAFFRSREEEFEVLRSYIREGIDSGEKAVHICDPSQKQDHLRRLEAMGVPTSNCLRTGQLEVLGWNDAYLKEGRFDGDTMMALLEELVMTSRAEGFSRVRMMGHMEWVLEEKPGVARFIDYESRVNLLLNRLKQPAICVYDVSRFSGATIMDVLRTHPYALVDGVVRENPFYVPPEVLLGSSPTDE, encoded by the coding sequence GTGAAACAGACCGCCTTGAAGGAAGTGACCATTGCGGGAGCCCGTCTCCAGCACTTCCATATCGCCGCGTTCTTCCGCTCGCGTGAGGAAGAGTTCGAGGTGCTTCGCTCCTATATCCGAGAGGGAATCGACTCCGGCGAGAAGGCCGTCCACATCTGCGATCCCAGCCAGAAACAGGATCACCTGAGGCGCCTCGAGGCGATGGGAGTGCCCACCAGCAACTGCCTGAGGACGGGGCAACTCGAGGTGCTGGGGTGGAACGACGCCTACCTCAAGGAGGGTCGATTCGACGGCGATACGATGATGGCGCTCCTCGAGGAGCTGGTGATGACGAGCCGGGCCGAGGGCTTCTCGCGCGTTCGGATGATGGGCCACATGGAGTGGGTGCTCGAGGAGAAGCCTGGAGTGGCGCGCTTCATCGACTACGAATCGCGCGTCAACCTCCTGCTCAACCGGCTGAAGCAGCCCGCGATCTGCGTCTACGATGTCAGCCGGTTCAGTGGCGCGACCATCATGGACGTGCTGCGGACCCACCCCTACGCCCTCGTCGATGGAGTGGTCCGCGAGAACCCGTTCTATGTCCCGCCCGAGGTGCTTCTCGGCTCCTCCCCGACGGACGAATGA
- a CDS encoding adenine phosphoribosyltransferase: MSNKSSLFVPGHDSTLLEDVKARIRDVPDFPKPGILFKDVTPLLADPHLFGRVVNAMAAPFRGRHITRVVGMEARGFLVGAPVALALHAGFAPARKPGKLPYKTVTERYALEYGDDGLQLHEDAVSSGDRVLIVDDLLATGGTAEATAKLVTRLGGEVVGFSFLISLDFLPGRERLGPEKVCALLSY, from the coding sequence ATGAGCAACAAATCCTCCCTGTTCGTTCCCGGCCACGACTCCACCCTGCTCGAGGACGTGAAGGCACGCATCCGTGACGTGCCGGACTTCCCGAAGCCGGGAATCCTCTTCAAGGATGTGACGCCGCTCCTGGCGGATCCGCACCTCTTCGGGCGGGTGGTGAACGCGATGGCGGCGCCCTTTCGCGGCCGGCACATCACCAGGGTGGTGGGCATGGAGGCGCGCGGCTTCCTGGTGGGAGCGCCCGTCGCCCTCGCGCTCCACGCGGGCTTCGCGCCGGCGCGCAAGCCCGGGAAGCTGCCCTACAAGACGGTGACGGAGCGCTACGCGCTGGAATACGGCGACGACGGCCTGCAGCTCCACGAGGACGCGGTGAGCAGTGGGGACCGGGTGCTCATCGTGGACGACCTGCTGGCCACGGGTGGCACCGCGGAGGCCACGGCGAAGCTGGTGACGCGGCTGGGAGGTGAGGTGGTGGGCTTCAGCTTCCTCATCTCGCTGGACTTCCTGCCCGGGCGCGAGCGGCTGGGCCCCGAGAAGGTCTGCGCGCTGCTCTCCTATTGA
- a CDS encoding hybrid sensor histidine kinase/response regulator, with the protein MIREGTVFRLSDLAELGALALRRQVNDLFALLELPSVWQGRGPGEIAASGLDVLVDLLRLDVALLRLHGPEGGLEHRFPAELDREALLSVGRGASPDSPVSFELPRPNTVGRTTVRVVAVPTLGGSGTVIAGSWRANFPTAHERHLLQTIANQVALAMQSSREARARRELAEERVRLARVNAVLATLHAVSDELSRTHTFPRVADVILSRGLAALGAHAGLMFLADESGTELRLLRGVGYSVTLLRGYQRIPANADLPIAEAFRRKHGIFRGDAPPPSRGFAAVPLVVDEQCLGVLCFGFSEPQRFVDDERAFIHAIAQQAAQACERARLLEAERCARLMAEARQQRADLLSETSAILGSSLDLGMSLTRVAHLLVPQVADWVVMRVEQRSPSGADETKTVAVHRDPGRVGMACALARSLLATGDAPLSCVTNNSVLAPISVRDRALGAIVLGSEDTGCYDNESLELVEELGLRVGMALDNARLYQEAREADRRKDEFLAMLGHELRNPLAPMITALHLMRMKEGGGFERERTIISRQVEHLVRLVDDLLDVSRITRGKIQLKRSRIDLMTVVVKAVEMASPLLEQRSHHLELPQAREPLFVDGDPARLAQVLANLLNNAAKYTDPGGRIVVTAACEGGQAVLRVRDNGAGIAPDVLPKVFDMFVQEGRSLDRSQGGLGLGLAIVRSLIELHGGTVSAWSEGLGRGSEFVVRLPLVAPLTPAADEHRSPSPEASVQGAASSVRLLVVDDNRDAAELLTELLDSRGYVARMAFDGPAGLAEACAFRPHIALLDVGLPVMDGYELASRIRQEPTLVGIKLVAVTGYGQDSDCRRALAAGFDVHMVKPIDPGQLLRVIRDLVGVPEDASHVSPEGGEGMSQ; encoded by the coding sequence TTGATTCGTGAGGGGACAGTCTTCCGGCTGTCGGATCTCGCCGAGTTGGGAGCGCTCGCGCTTCGCCGGCAGGTCAATGACCTGTTCGCGCTGCTCGAGCTACCTTCCGTCTGGCAGGGCAGGGGACCGGGGGAGATCGCCGCGAGCGGTCTCGACGTCCTGGTCGACCTGCTCCGTCTCGACGTGGCCCTCCTGCGGCTTCACGGTCCGGAGGGGGGGCTCGAGCACCGCTTTCCGGCGGAGCTGGACCGCGAGGCGCTCCTGTCCGTGGGGCGTGGTGCGAGCCCGGACTCGCCGGTGAGCTTCGAGCTGCCACGGCCGAACACCGTGGGCCGGACCACCGTGCGCGTGGTCGCGGTCCCAACACTGGGCGGGTCGGGCACGGTCATCGCCGGCTCGTGGCGCGCGAACTTCCCCACCGCGCACGAGCGTCACCTGCTCCAGACGATCGCGAACCAGGTGGCGCTCGCGATGCAGTCGAGCCGAGAGGCGCGCGCGCGGCGTGAGCTCGCCGAGGAGCGGGTTCGCCTCGCCCGGGTGAACGCCGTGCTCGCGACGCTCCACGCCGTCTCGGATGAGCTTTCCCGTACCCATACCTTTCCGCGAGTCGCGGACGTGATCCTTTCCCGGGGATTGGCCGCCTTGGGCGCCCACGCGGGGCTCATGTTCCTGGCGGATGAATCCGGGACCGAGCTGCGGCTGCTCCGCGGTGTGGGCTACTCCGTGACGCTCCTGCGCGGCTACCAACGCATTCCGGCGAACGCCGACCTGCCGATCGCGGAGGCCTTTCGCCGGAAGCATGGCATCTTCCGAGGTGATGCACCCCCTCCCTCCAGGGGCTTCGCCGCCGTGCCCCTGGTGGTCGACGAGCAGTGTCTCGGTGTCCTCTGCTTCGGCTTCTCCGAGCCCCAACGCTTCGTGGACGATGAGCGCGCGTTCATCCATGCGATCGCCCAGCAAGCGGCACAGGCGTGTGAGCGCGCGCGGTTGCTCGAGGCCGAGCGGTGTGCCCGGCTCATGGCGGAAGCAAGGCAGCAGCGGGCGGATCTCCTGTCGGAGACGAGCGCCATCCTCGGCTCCTCGCTCGATCTGGGAATGTCCCTCACCCGGGTTGCCCATCTGCTGGTGCCTCAGGTGGCCGACTGGGTCGTGATGCGGGTGGAGCAGCGCTCACCGTCCGGTGCCGACGAGACGAAGACGGTGGCCGTGCACCGCGACCCGGGCCGGGTCGGGATGGCGTGTGCGTTGGCGCGCTCCCTGCTCGCGACGGGGGACGCGCCGCTTTCGTGTGTCACGAACAACTCGGTCCTCGCTCCGATCTCCGTTCGGGATCGAGCCCTGGGAGCCATCGTCCTGGGGTCGGAGGACACGGGTTGTTACGACAACGAATCCCTGGAGCTCGTCGAGGAGCTGGGGCTTCGAGTGGGAATGGCGCTCGACAATGCCCGCCTCTATCAGGAGGCGAGGGAGGCGGACCGCCGGAAGGACGAGTTTCTCGCGATGCTCGGTCATGAGCTCCGCAATCCGCTCGCGCCGATGATCACGGCGCTCCACTTGATGCGCATGAAGGAGGGGGGCGGCTTCGAGCGCGAGCGGACGATCATCTCCCGGCAGGTCGAACACCTCGTTCGCCTCGTGGATGACCTCCTCGACGTCTCGCGCATCACGCGCGGCAAGATCCAGCTCAAGCGGAGCCGCATCGATCTGATGACTGTCGTGGTCAAGGCCGTCGAGATGGCCAGTCCCCTGTTGGAACAGCGGTCGCATCACCTGGAACTGCCCCAGGCGAGGGAACCCCTCTTCGTCGATGGAGATCCGGCCCGGCTCGCCCAGGTCCTGGCGAACCTCCTCAACAACGCCGCGAAGTACACCGATCCCGGTGGGCGTATCGTCGTCACCGCGGCGTGTGAGGGAGGACAGGCCGTGCTCCGGGTTCGGGACAACGGGGCGGGCATCGCACCCGACGTGCTACCGAAGGTCTTCGACATGTTCGTCCAGGAGGGCCGGTCCCTGGACCGTTCCCAGGGAGGACTGGGTCTGGGCCTGGCGATCGTTCGCAGCTTGATCGAGCTCCATGGCGGTACGGTGTCGGCGTGGAGCGAGGGCCTGGGCCGTGGGAGCGAATTCGTGGTCCGTCTGCCGCTCGTCGCGCCGCTCACCCCAGCGGCTGACGAGCACCGGAGCCCTTCCCCCGAAGCGTCCGTCCAGGGGGCGGCGAGCTCCGTGCGACTCCTGGTCGTGGACGACAATCGAGACGCGGCCGAGCTGCTCACCGAGCTGCTGGACTCGAGGGGCTACGTCGCGCGGATGGCCTTCGATGGTCCCGCCGGGCTCGCGGAGGCCTGCGCGTTCCGGCCGCACATCGCGCTGTTGGATGTCGGCCTTCCGGTGATGGACGGTTACGAGCTCGCGTCGAGGATCCGCCAGGAGCCCACCCTCGTGGGCATCAAACTGGTGGCTGTCACCGGCTACGGTCAGGACTCCGACTGCCGCCGCGCGCTCGCGGCGGGGTTCGATGTGCACATGGTCAAACCCATTGACCCCGGCCAGTTGCTTCGTGTCATCCGAGACCTGGTGGGTGTTCCGGAGGATGCATCCCATGTCTCCCCAGAAGGAGGGGAGGGGATGTCTCAATAG
- a CDS encoding MFS transporter, with protein MKTALKTPLKLGLLTSLYLSQGLPFGFFTQALPVLLRKQGLSLPAIGLTHLLALPWALKFLWAPVMDRHGSERLGRRRGYILPLQLLSAALLLGLSLPEGTVSVTTLLVAVLLVNLLAATQDVATDGLAVDLLEPEELGWGNGVQVAGYRVGMILGGGLMLILFDALGWRPTLLSLGLLLLVATVPVALFREPPSPIPRGEHVGMGRWLRESLLYWVRRPGTGTWLTLLVLFKAGENLATGMLRTFLVDVGLSLSQVGWMLGFVGFTTGLLGALAGGALVNRLGQRRALLVFGVLQAGAVLLYALAAHGANSLPVLAVVCGVEHLTSGMATAALFTVMMDICRPEHAASDYTVQASLVVLATGGAAAVSGFSAQTLGYAWHFTLAAALCAVAVAWVALTFHPPRTLVSGEQPEVS; from the coding sequence ATGAAGACCGCGCTGAAGACGCCGCTGAAGCTCGGGCTGCTCACGAGCCTCTACCTGTCGCAGGGTCTGCCCTTCGGATTCTTCACCCAGGCGCTCCCGGTGCTGCTGCGCAAGCAGGGCCTGTCGCTGCCAGCCATCGGGCTCACGCACCTGCTCGCGCTGCCCTGGGCGCTGAAGTTCCTCTGGGCCCCGGTGATGGATCGCCACGGCTCGGAGAGGCTCGGACGGCGGCGTGGCTACATCCTCCCGTTGCAGCTCCTCTCGGCGGCGCTGCTCCTGGGGCTCTCCCTTCCCGAGGGGACCGTGAGCGTGACGACGCTCCTGGTGGCCGTGCTGCTCGTCAACCTGCTGGCGGCGACGCAGGACGTGGCCACGGACGGGCTCGCGGTGGACCTGCTCGAGCCCGAGGAGCTCGGTTGGGGCAACGGCGTCCAGGTGGCCGGCTACCGGGTGGGGATGATCCTCGGTGGAGGGCTCATGCTCATCCTCTTCGATGCGCTGGGCTGGCGCCCCACCCTGCTGAGCCTGGGGCTGCTGCTGCTCGTGGCCACGGTGCCGGTGGCGCTCTTCCGCGAGCCCCCCTCCCCCATCCCCCGAGGCGAACACGTGGGCATGGGGCGTTGGCTCCGCGAGTCCCTGCTGTACTGGGTTCGCCGCCCCGGCACGGGCACGTGGCTCACCCTGCTCGTCCTCTTCAAGGCGGGTGAGAACCTGGCGACGGGAATGCTGCGCACCTTCCTGGTCGACGTGGGGCTGAGCCTGTCTCAAGTCGGATGGATGCTCGGGTTCGTGGGCTTCACCACCGGGCTGCTCGGCGCGCTCGCGGGAGGGGCGCTCGTCAACCGGCTGGGCCAGCGACGCGCGCTGCTCGTCTTCGGCGTCCTGCAAGCGGGAGCGGTGCTCCTCTACGCGCTGGCCGCGCACGGGGCCAACTCCCTTCCGGTGCTCGCGGTCGTCTGCGGCGTGGAGCACCTCACGAGCGGCATGGCGACCGCGGCCCTCTTCACGGTGATGATGGACATCTGCCGCCCGGAGCACGCCGCGTCCGACTACACGGTGCAGGCCTCGCTCGTCGTGTTGGCCACCGGAGGCGCCGCGGCCGTGAGTGGCTTCAGCGCCCAGACGCTCGGCTACGCGTGGCACTTCACGCTCGCGGCGGCCCTGTGCGCCGTGGCCGTGGCCTGGGTGGCGCTCACCTTTCATCCGCCCCGAACGCTCGTGTCCGGGGAACAACCGGAGGTGTCGTGA
- the coaD gene encoding pantetheine-phosphate adenylyltransferase: MTIAVYAGSFDPVTAGHLSVIRQAARLFGHVVVVVAINPDKRTLLTVAERVELLREVVALHPNVTVSSTEGLIVDYARAIGASVLLRGVRGATDAQFETTLAQANRALAPDLSTLFLPAEAHLAAVSSSALKEKLERGEDVSDFCPPAVAAKLRQRMNPPTHRSPR, from the coding sequence ATGACCATCGCCGTCTATGCCGGCAGCTTCGACCCGGTGACCGCCGGCCACCTGTCCGTCATCCGCCAGGCCGCTCGGCTCTTCGGCCACGTCGTCGTGGTGGTGGCCATCAACCCGGACAAGCGCACCCTCCTCACCGTGGCCGAGCGCGTGGAGCTGCTGCGCGAGGTGGTGGCGCTCCACCCCAACGTCACCGTGTCCAGCACCGAGGGGCTCATCGTGGACTACGCACGGGCCATCGGCGCGAGCGTGTTGCTCCGTGGCGTACGGGGCGCCACGGATGCGCAATTCGAGACGACGCTGGCCCAGGCCAACCGCGCCCTGGCACCAGACCTGTCCACCCTCTTCCTCCCCGCCGAGGCCCACCTCGCAGCGGTGAGCAGCAGCGCGCTCAAGGAGAAGCTGGAGCGCGGCGAGGACGTTTCGGACTTCTGCCCGCCCGCCGTCGCGGCGAAGCTGCGCCAACGGATGAACCCCCCCACCCACCGGAGCCCTCGATGA
- a CDS encoding MBL fold metallo-hydrolase, whose translation MSLSFVTLGVGDAFSALHYSSCLALEAEGQVLLLDCPHPIRKMMREASLSSGVELDADRVSGLVLTHLHADHSSGVEGLGYFSFFVLKRKLRLLAHPDVTRRLWEGHLAAGMEDLIRKPGGAPERHGFEDYFEPLALSTKEPVRFGPFSIESRMTYHHVPTTALRIRAGGRCLGYSADTAYDEGLIAWLSEADLVVHETNYGVHTPYAKLAALPAPLRARMRLIHYPDDFDLRASNIEPLAQGRRYSV comes from the coding sequence ATGAGCCTGTCCTTCGTCACCCTCGGCGTAGGGGATGCCTTCTCCGCGCTGCACTACTCCTCGTGCCTGGCGCTCGAGGCCGAGGGCCAGGTGTTGCTCCTGGATTGTCCGCACCCCATCCGCAAGATGATGCGCGAGGCCAGCCTCTCCTCGGGCGTGGAGCTGGACGCGGACCGGGTGTCGGGCCTCGTCCTCACCCACCTGCACGCGGACCACAGCTCGGGCGTGGAGGGGCTCGGCTACTTCTCCTTCTTCGTGCTGAAGCGGAAGCTGCGGCTGCTCGCCCACCCGGACGTGACGCGCCGGCTCTGGGAGGGACACCTCGCCGCGGGCATGGAGGATCTCATCCGCAAGCCCGGAGGCGCACCCGAGCGCCACGGCTTCGAGGACTACTTCGAGCCCCTCGCGCTCTCCACCAAGGAGCCCGTGCGCTTCGGGCCCTTCTCCATCGAGAGCCGCATGACGTACCACCACGTCCCCACCACGGCCCTGCGCATCCGCGCGGGAGGGCGATGCCTGGGCTACAGCGCGGACACCGCCTACGACGAGGGACTCATCGCCTGGCTCTCCGAGGCGGACCTCGTGGTGCACGAGACGAATTACGGCGTGCACACGCCCTACGCGAAGCTGGCCGCCCTACCCGCCCCCCTGCGCGCGAGGATGCGGCTCATCCACTACCCGGATGACTTCGACCTCCGGGCGAGCAACATCGAGCCGCTCGCCCAGGGGCGCCGCTACAGCGTGTAG
- a CDS encoding TetR/AcrR family transcriptional regulator, producing the protein MARPSNTEERRQQIVEGMLRVMAERGYERASISEIARAAGLSPGLVHYHFTEKQEILLTLVEQLAGRVRERVKARVERVRSGARAQVDAFIDAYLATGDDADPASVAAWVTISAEAVRQPEVRAAYEKVVRSDLEFLEELVATRIGRRRSRAVAAGLFATVQGYFVLAAAAPGLIPPGSAASTVKRMAAGLLDAADASEGS; encoded by the coding sequence ATGGCCCGCCCATCGAATACGGAGGAACGCCGGCAGCAGATCGTCGAGGGGATGCTGCGCGTCATGGCCGAGCGAGGCTACGAGCGCGCGTCCATCTCGGAGATCGCCAGGGCGGCGGGGCTGAGCCCGGGGCTGGTGCACTACCACTTCACGGAGAAGCAGGAGATCCTCCTGACGCTGGTGGAGCAGCTCGCGGGGCGGGTGCGCGAGCGGGTGAAGGCGCGGGTGGAGCGGGTGAGGAGCGGCGCCCGAGCGCAGGTGGATGCCTTCATCGATGCGTACCTGGCCACGGGTGACGACGCGGATCCAGCCTCGGTGGCGGCGTGGGTGACCATCAGCGCGGAGGCGGTGCGGCAGCCCGAGGTACGCGCGGCCTACGAGAAGGTGGTCCGCTCGGACCTGGAGTTCCTGGAGGAGCTGGTCGCCACGCGCATCGGGCGCAGACGCTCGCGCGCGGTGGCGGCGGGTCTCTTCGCAACGGTGCAGGGCTACTTCGTCCTGGCCGCGGCGGCCCCGGGGCTCATCCCTCCAGGTTCCGCCGCGAGCACGGTGAAGCGCATGGCCGCGGGGCTGCTCGACGCGGCGGACGCCTCGGAGGGCTCATGA